The following proteins are encoded in a genomic region of Micromonospora olivasterospora:
- a CDS encoding FAD-dependent oxidoreductase, with amino-acid sequence MSERVVVIGYGMAGARLAAELHARDGDRKVTVLGAELHRAYNRIMLSTLLAGKIDEPDVELTHVAGQGVEVRTGVAVTAIDRAAREVRTADGDRHCYDHLVLATGSRAVVPPLPGLDPLPDRVIPFRTLDDCRRILAVARDARRVLVLGGGLLGLEAARGLAARGLDVTVVHPTGWLMERQLDPAAGTMLAGTLAGLGVRTALAVPATGVAADSDGVRLDLADGRALRADLLVLSCGVRPDTSLAAAAGLAVDRGVVVDDRMRTSDPHVSAIGDCAQHAGALTGLVAPAWAQARVVAQVLAGDDPDARYRPRPVVTRLKAAGIDLAAMGDAAEAGRDGGGLHGGAVEELTFADPARGTYARLRIRDDRLTGAILLGDNPAVGTVVQLFDRGGPVPADRRSLLLGRALGAAPATPAASPALMPDAATVCQCNDVSKGALVACWRSGARTVEELSAGTRAGTGCGGCRDAVAGIAEWLAGAEPATAGTRNGMEVTR; translated from the coding sequence ATGAGCGAGCGAGTCGTCGTGATCGGGTACGGGATGGCGGGCGCGCGGCTCGCCGCCGAGCTGCACGCGCGGGACGGCGACCGGAAGGTCACCGTGCTCGGGGCGGAGCTACACCGGGCCTACAACCGGATCATGCTCTCCACGCTGCTCGCGGGAAAGATCGACGAGCCGGACGTGGAACTGACCCACGTCGCCGGGCAGGGCGTGGAGGTCCGGACCGGAGTGGCGGTCACCGCGATCGACCGGGCCGCCCGGGAGGTACGCACCGCCGACGGCGACCGGCACTGCTACGACCACCTGGTCCTCGCCACCGGCAGCCGGGCCGTGGTGCCGCCATTGCCCGGGCTCGACCCGCTGCCCGACCGGGTGATCCCGTTCCGCACGCTGGACGACTGCCGGCGGATCCTCGCCGTCGCCCGGGACGCCCGCCGCGTCCTGGTGCTCGGCGGCGGGCTGCTCGGCCTGGAGGCGGCCCGCGGGCTCGCCGCCCGGGGGCTGGACGTGACGGTGGTGCACCCGACCGGCTGGCTGATGGAGCGGCAGCTCGACCCGGCCGCCGGGACGATGCTCGCCGGCACCCTCGCCGGGCTCGGCGTACGGACCGCGCTGGCCGTCCCGGCGACCGGGGTGGCCGCCGACTCCGACGGCGTACGCCTCGACCTCGCCGACGGCCGCGCGCTCCGCGCCGACCTGCTCGTCCTCTCCTGCGGCGTACGCCCCGACACCAGCCTGGCCGCCGCGGCCGGGCTCGCCGTGGACCGGGGTGTGGTGGTGGACGACCGGATGCGGACCAGCGACCCGCACGTCTCGGCGATCGGCGACTGCGCCCAGCACGCCGGCGCGCTGACCGGGCTCGTCGCCCCCGCCTGGGCGCAGGCCCGGGTGGTGGCCCAGGTGCTGGCCGGGGACGACCCGGACGCCCGGTACCGGCCCCGGCCCGTGGTGACCCGGCTCAAGGCGGCCGGCATCGACCTGGCCGCGATGGGCGACGCCGCCGAGGCCGGGCGGGACGGCGGCGGGCTCCACGGTGGAGCGGTCGAGGAGCTGACCTTCGCGGACCCGGCCCGCGGCACGTACGCCCGGCTGCGGATCCGCGACGACCGGTTGACCGGGGCGATCCTGCTCGGCGACAACCCGGCCGTCGGCACCGTGGTGCAGCTCTTCGACCGGGGCGGCCCGGTGCCGGCGGACCGCCGGTCGCTGCTGCTCGGGCGGGCGCTCGGCGCCGCCCCGGCCACCCCGGCCGCGTCCCCGGCGCTGATGCCGGACGCGGCCACGGTGTGCCAGTGCAACGACGTCAGCAAGGGCGCGCTGGTGGCGTGCTGGCGCTCCGGGGCCAGGACCGTCGAGGAACTGTCGGCGGGGACCCGGGCCGGGACCGGCTGCGGCGGCTGCCGCGACGCCGTGGCCGGCATCGCCGAGTGGCTCGCCGGGGCGGAACCGGCGACGGCTGGAACGAGGAACGGTATGGAGGTGACGCGATGA
- the nirB gene encoding nitrite reductase large subunit NirB gives MSERREGNSGGRVVVVGNGMVGQRFVEALRARDHERRWRVTVLAEERRPAYDRVRLSAFFDGASAEELNLHTPDDGVELRLGEPATGIDRARRVVTTAAGEHPYDALVLATGSYAFVPPVDGTDLPGVFVYRTLDDLEAIREHARGRRTGAVIGGGLLGLEAANALRLLDLSTSVVEFAPRLMPVQVDEAGGAMLRRYVEELGVTSYLGVATTALRPGPDGAVAALELSDGRTLDAELVVVAAGIRPRDELARAAGLPLGPRGGVLVDDACRTADERIWAVGECAAVDGTCHGLVAPGYATAEVVADRLLGGAATFPGADTATKLKLLGVDVASFGDAHGVTPGCLDVTFTDPATRAYAKLVLSDDAQTLLGGVLVGDASAYPTLRACVGGPLPGPPLALLAPAGGATAGVGALPAAAQVCSCNAVTREQIDAAIADGAADVPALKACTRAGTSCGSCVPMLKQLLDAAGVRQSTALCEHFAASRQELFDIVRVRGIRTFSQLIAEHGRGRGCDICKPVVASILASLGTGHVLDGEQASLQDTNDHFLANLQRDGSYSVVPRIPGGEISPEKLIVIGEVARDFRLYTKITGGQRIDLFGARVEQLPQIWRRLVDAGFESGHAYGKALRTVKSCVGETWCRYGVQDSVGLAIALELRYRGLRAPHKLKSAVSGCARECAEARGKDFGIIATETGWNLYVGGNGGFRPRHADLFATDLSTEELVRLIDRFLMYYIRTADRLQRTAAWIEAMDGGLDHLRSVIVDDSLGLCAELDAAMARHVASYSDEWRDVLEDPDRLRRFTSFVNAPDVPDSSITFAVERGQPVPVRGAPPAAAADRRRQPVTLGLPEVRR, from the coding sequence ATGAGCGAGCGACGCGAAGGAAACAGCGGCGGCAGGGTGGTGGTCGTCGGCAACGGCATGGTCGGGCAGCGCTTCGTCGAGGCGTTGCGGGCCCGGGACCACGAGCGGCGTTGGCGGGTGACGGTGCTCGCCGAGGAGCGGCGCCCGGCGTACGACCGGGTGCGGCTCTCGGCCTTCTTCGACGGGGCCAGTGCCGAGGAGCTGAACCTGCACACCCCCGACGACGGGGTGGAGCTGCGCCTGGGCGAGCCGGCCACCGGGATCGACCGGGCCCGGCGGGTGGTGACCACGGCCGCCGGCGAGCACCCGTACGACGCCCTGGTGCTGGCCACGGGGTCGTACGCGTTCGTGCCGCCCGTCGACGGCACCGACCTGCCGGGGGTCTTCGTCTACCGGACCCTGGACGATCTGGAGGCCATCCGGGAGCACGCCCGGGGCCGGCGGACCGGGGCGGTGATCGGCGGCGGCCTGCTCGGCCTGGAGGCGGCGAACGCGCTGCGCCTGCTCGACCTGTCCACCAGCGTGGTGGAGTTCGCGCCCCGGCTGATGCCGGTGCAGGTGGACGAGGCTGGCGGGGCGATGCTCCGCCGCTACGTCGAGGAGTTGGGCGTCACCTCGTACCTCGGGGTGGCCACCACCGCCCTGCGCCCCGGCCCGGACGGCGCGGTCGCCGCTCTGGAGCTCTCCGACGGCCGTACGCTCGACGCGGAGCTGGTCGTGGTGGCCGCCGGCATCCGGCCCCGGGACGAGCTGGCCAGGGCCGCCGGGCTGCCGCTCGGGCCGCGCGGCGGCGTGCTGGTCGACGACGCCTGCCGGACGGCGGACGAGCGGATCTGGGCGGTCGGCGAGTGCGCCGCGGTGGACGGCACCTGCCACGGCCTGGTCGCCCCCGGCTACGCGACCGCCGAGGTGGTCGCCGACCGGCTGCTCGGCGGGGCGGCGACCTTCCCCGGCGCGGACACCGCCACCAAGCTGAAGCTGCTCGGCGTGGACGTGGCCTCGTTCGGCGACGCGCACGGCGTCACCCCGGGCTGCCTCGACGTCACCTTCACCGACCCGGCCACCCGCGCGTACGCGAAGCTGGTCCTCTCCGACGACGCGCAGACGCTGCTCGGCGGCGTGCTGGTCGGCGACGCGAGCGCGTACCCGACGCTGCGGGCGTGCGTCGGCGGGCCGCTGCCCGGTCCCCCGCTGGCGCTGCTGGCGCCGGCCGGCGGCGCGACCGCGGGGGTCGGCGCGCTGCCGGCCGCGGCGCAGGTGTGCTCGTGCAACGCCGTGACCCGCGAGCAGATCGACGCGGCCATCGCGGACGGCGCGGCCGACGTGCCGGCGCTGAAGGCGTGCACCCGGGCCGGTACGAGCTGCGGCTCCTGCGTCCCGATGCTGAAGCAGCTGCTGGACGCGGCCGGGGTGCGGCAGTCCACCGCGCTCTGCGAGCACTTCGCCGCCAGCCGGCAGGAGCTGTTCGACATCGTCCGGGTCCGCGGCATCCGCACCTTCTCCCAGCTCATCGCCGAGCACGGGCGGGGGCGCGGCTGCGACATCTGCAAGCCGGTGGTGGCCTCGATCCTCGCCTCGCTCGGCACCGGGCACGTGCTCGACGGCGAGCAGGCGTCCCTGCAGGACACCAACGACCACTTCCTGGCCAACCTGCAACGCGACGGCAGCTACTCGGTGGTACCCCGGATCCCGGGCGGAGAGATCAGCCCGGAGAAACTCATCGTGATCGGCGAGGTGGCCCGGGACTTCCGGCTCTACACGAAGATCACCGGCGGGCAGCGAATCGACCTGTTCGGCGCCCGGGTCGAGCAGCTCCCGCAGATCTGGCGCCGGCTGGTCGACGCCGGCTTCGAGTCCGGCCACGCGTACGGCAAGGCGCTGCGCACGGTGAAGTCCTGCGTCGGCGAGACCTGGTGCCGGTACGGGGTGCAGGACTCGGTCGGGCTGGCCATCGCCCTCGAACTGCGCTACCGGGGGTTGCGGGCCCCGCACAAGCTCAAGTCGGCGGTCTCCGGCTGCGCCCGCGAGTGCGCCGAGGCACGCGGCAAGGACTTCGGCATCATCGCCACCGAGACCGGCTGGAACCTCTACGTCGGCGGCAACGGTGGCTTCCGCCCCCGGCACGCCGACCTGTTCGCCACCGACCTGTCCACCGAGGAGCTGGTCCGGCTCATCGACCGGTTCCTGATGTACTACATCCGCACCGCCGACCGGTTGCAGCGCACCGCCGCCTGGATCGAGGCGATGGACGGCGGCCTCGACCACCTGCGCTCGGTGATCGTGGACGACTCGCTCGGGCTCTGCGCCGAACTCGACGCGGCGATGGCCCGGCACGTCGCGTCGTACTCCGACGAGTGGCGGGACGTCCTGGAGGACCCGGACCGGCTGCGCCGCTTCACCTCCTTCGTCAACGCCCCCGACGTGCCCGACTCGTCCATCACGTTCGCCGTCGAACGCGGCCAGCCGGTGCCCGTACGCGGGGCGCCACCGGCGGCCGCCGCCGACCGCCGGCGCCAGCCGGTCACCCTGGGACTTCCGGAGGTACGCCGATGA
- the nirD gene encoding nitrite reductase small subunit NirD produces the protein MTAPTMLDWAVVCPLDLLDPDRGAAALVDGVQVALFRTGGELYAVDNLDPVGGAYVMSRGIVGSRGGVPTLASPLHKQVYDLRTGRCLDLPDVALRRHEVRCRNGLVEVRLRQEG, from the coding sequence ATGACCGCGCCGACCATGTTGGACTGGGCAGTGGTCTGCCCGCTCGACCTGCTGGACCCGGACCGGGGCGCGGCCGCGCTGGTCGACGGCGTGCAGGTCGCCCTCTTCCGAACGGGCGGCGAACTGTACGCGGTCGACAACCTGGACCCGGTCGGCGGCGCGTACGTGATGTCCCGGGGGATCGTGGGCAGCCGTGGCGGCGTTCCCACGCTCGCCTCCCCGCTGCACAAGCAGGTCTACGACCTGCGGACCGGGCGGTGCCTGGACCTCCCGGACGTGGCGCTGCGGCGGCACGAGGTGCGCTGCCGGAACGGGCTGGTCGAGGTGCGGCTACGACAGGAGGGGTGA
- a CDS encoding uroporphyrinogen-III synthase, whose amino-acid sequence MREELAGFTIGVTADRRRDELATLLQRRGARVVLAPALRIAPLADDTELRDATRACLDRPPDVLMANTGIGMRGWLEAAEGWALGEPLRDVLSRSYVVARGPKATGAIRAAGLREHWSPASESCDEVVDHLLRRGVAGQVVALQLHGERQPECTEALEAAGATVIEIPVYRWAPPADPAPLHRLIDLVAGRLVDAVTFTSAAAAEALLRAAGDRTETVLDALRGDVLAGCVGPVTAEPLIRRGVPVSAPSRARLGALVRTIVDELPQRAVTIRAAGHQLTLRGHAAIVDGELRPLAPAPMAVLRALAVSPGRVLSRTVLLRALPRGADEHAVEMAVARLRAGLRAPRAVQTVVKRGYRLRVE is encoded by the coding sequence ATGCGGGAGGAACTGGCCGGCTTCACCATCGGCGTCACCGCCGACCGGCGACGCGACGAGTTGGCCACGCTGCTGCAGCGGCGCGGCGCCCGGGTGGTGCTCGCGCCGGCCCTGCGGATCGCGCCGCTGGCCGACGACACCGAACTGCGCGACGCCACCCGGGCGTGCCTCGACCGTCCGCCGGACGTCCTGATGGCGAACACCGGCATCGGGATGCGCGGCTGGCTGGAGGCCGCCGAGGGGTGGGCCCTGGGCGAGCCCCTGCGCGACGTGCTCTCCCGGTCGTACGTGGTCGCCCGGGGTCCGAAGGCGACCGGAGCGATCCGGGCGGCCGGGCTGCGCGAGCACTGGTCCCCGGCCTCGGAGAGCTGCGACGAGGTCGTGGACCACCTGCTCCGGCGTGGGGTGGCGGGCCAGGTCGTCGCGCTCCAACTGCACGGCGAGCGGCAGCCGGAGTGCACCGAGGCACTGGAGGCGGCCGGCGCCACGGTGATCGAGATTCCCGTCTACCGGTGGGCCCCGCCGGCCGACCCCGCCCCGCTGCACCGGCTGATCGACCTCGTCGCCGGGCGGCTGGTGGACGCGGTCACGTTCACCTCCGCCGCCGCCGCCGAGGCGTTGCTGCGCGCCGCCGGGGACCGGACCGAGACGGTGCTGGACGCGCTGCGCGGCGACGTGCTGGCCGGCTGCGTCGGCCCGGTGACCGCCGAACCCCTGATCCGCCGCGGCGTGCCGGTCAGCGCGCCGAGCCGGGCGCGGCTCGGCGCGCTGGTCCGGACCATCGTGGACGAGCTGCCCCAGCGCGCCGTCACCATTCGGGCCGCCGGACACCAGCTGACCCTGCGCGGGCACGCGGCCATAGTCGACGGCGAGTTGCGGCCGCTCGCCCCCGCCCCCATGGCGGTGCTGCGGGCGCTGGCCGTGTCCCCCGGTCGGGTGCTGTCCCGTACCGTACTGCTGCGCGCGCTGCCGCGCGGCGCCGACGAACACGCGGTGGAGATGGCGGTGGCCCGGCTGCGGGCCGGGCTGCGCGCGCCCCGGGCGGTGCAGACGGTCGTCAAGCGCGGCTACCGCCTCCGCGTCGAGTGA
- a CDS encoding GTP-binding protein, which translates to MDFAGYDPAGARRNRGITSAKIVIAGGFGVGKTTLVGAVSEITPLTTEAVMTAAGVGIDDPSKVPGKQTTTVAMDFGRITMAEDLILYLFGTPGQTRFWFMWDEIIKGAVGAAVLVDTRRITDAFAPLDYFENRGLPYVVALNRFDNAPQYELDEVREALAISPQVPLIMTDARHREAVKQVLVTVVEHAMMRLQAEHGRGYPARV; encoded by the coding sequence GTGGACTTCGCAGGCTATGACCCGGCCGGGGCGCGCCGCAACCGCGGGATCACCTCCGCGAAGATCGTGATTGCGGGCGGCTTCGGCGTGGGCAAGACGACCCTGGTCGGCGCGGTCTCGGAGATCACTCCGCTGACCACCGAGGCGGTGATGACCGCGGCCGGCGTCGGCATCGACGACCCGTCGAAGGTGCCGGGGAAGCAGACCACCACCGTCGCCATGGACTTCGGCCGTATCACCATGGCCGAGGACCTGATCCTGTATCTCTTCGGAACGCCTGGCCAGACCCGGTTCTGGTTCATGTGGGACGAGATCATCAAGGGTGCGGTGGGCGCCGCGGTGCTGGTCGACACCCGCCGGATCACCGACGCCTTCGCGCCCCTGGACTACTTCGAGAACCGCGGGCTGCCGTACGTCGTGGCGCTCAACCGGTTCGACAACGCTCCGCAGTACGAGCTGGACGAGGTGCGCGAGGCCCTGGCCATCTCACCGCAGGTGCCGCTGATCATGACCGACGCCCGGCACCGCGAGGCGGTGAAGCAGGTCCTGGTCACGGTCGTGGAACACGCGATGATGCGGCTGCAGGCCGAGCACGGCCGCGGCTACCCCGCCCGGGTCTGA
- a CDS encoding IS5 family transposase: MPVVPSWLMTPLWDQFAALLPERPRVDPSHPLGCHRPRVADRLIFEKLLQVLRFGCAYESIADSGCSATTIRNRRDEWITLGVFEQLKAIVLDTYDRIVGLILDDISVDGCITKAPGGGEVAGRSPVDRGKQGMKRSSMVEARGIPLDRVLAGANRHDSPLLASTLDKLDVFGPLPEKVTVHLDAGYDSAVTRELLAGRNLHAEIAHKGDKAPIQAGRRWHVERTNAWHNAFNRLQRCYERRERVIDAFFDLADAIITLRSLIRQAWTLYRWDNRPTRRP; this comes from the coding sequence GTGCCCGTTGTTCCATCATGGCTGATGACCCCGCTGTGGGACCAGTTCGCCGCGCTGTTGCCCGAGCGGCCGCGGGTTGATCCGTCGCATCCGCTGGGGTGTCACCGGCCGCGGGTGGCGGATCGGCTGATATTCGAGAAGTTGTTGCAGGTGCTGCGGTTCGGGTGTGCGTACGAGTCGATCGCGGACAGTGGTTGTTCGGCGACGACGATCCGGAACCGGCGTGACGAGTGGATCACGCTGGGCGTGTTCGAACAATTGAAGGCCATCGTATTGGACACCTATGACCGGATTGTCGGACTGATTCTGGACGATATCTCGGTGGACGGGTGTATCACCAAGGCTCCCGGTGGCGGTGAGGTCGCCGGCCGGTCTCCGGTCGACCGGGGCAAGCAGGGGATGAAACGCTCCAGCATGGTCGAGGCCCGGGGGATCCCTCTCGACCGGGTTCTGGCCGGCGCGAACCGTCATGATTCACCACTACTGGCGTCTACTCTGGACAAGCTGGATGTGTTCGGTCCGCTGCCGGAGAAGGTGACAGTACACCTGGACGCCGGCTACGACTCGGCGGTCACCCGCGAGCTTCTGGCCGGCCGTAACCTGCACGCCGAAATAGCCCATAAGGGCGACAAAGCACCCATCCAGGCGGGCCGCAGGTGGCATGTCGAGCGGACGAACGCCTGGCACAACGCCTTCAACCGCCTGCAACGCTGCTACGAACGCCGAGAACGCGTCATCGACGCGTTCTTCGACCTCGCCGACGCGATCATCACTCTACGTAGCCTGATCCGGCAGGCATGGACCCTCTACCGCTGGGACAACCGTCCCACCCGGCGCCCATGA
- a CDS encoding DUF742 domain-containing protein, whose translation MDQRREDPRGALVRPYAVTRGRTEPRQDIALEAVLTASPTAVAESRFAGHDKHRIATICEGRPQSLAEIAAYARMPLGVARVLVADMVAENLLTLHTAASPDGYEERMEILGRVLRARANRSDALPQIRGGHGHP comes from the coding sequence ATGGACCAACGGCGAGAGGACCCGCGGGGTGCGCTGGTACGTCCGTATGCGGTCACCCGCGGCCGTACCGAGCCGCGGCAGGACATCGCGCTGGAGGCGGTGCTGACCGCCAGCCCGACCGCGGTCGCCGAATCCCGGTTCGCGGGCCACGACAAGCACCGTATCGCCACGATCTGCGAGGGCCGGCCCCAGTCGCTGGCGGAGATCGCCGCGTACGCCCGGATGCCGCTCGGTGTCGCCCGGGTGCTGGTCGCCGACATGGTGGCCGAGAACCTGCTGACGCTACACACTGCCGCTTCCCCCGACGGGTACGAGGAGCGGATGGAAATCCTTGGAAGGGTGCTAAGAGCCCGCGCAAATAGGTCAGACGCGCTGCCCCAGATACGAGGCGGGCACGGACATCCATGA
- a CDS encoding roadblock/LC7 domain-containing protein — MNRPAAMQDMGWLLTNFADSVAGIAHVVAVSADGLLLASSRDLPQDRADQLAAITSGVVSLTEGAARMFSAGGVLQTVIEMDSGYLFLMSISDGSSMAVLAARSCDVGQVGYEMALLVERVGAALVPLPRDAVRA; from the coding sequence ATGAACAGGCCAGCGGCCATGCAGGACATGGGTTGGCTGCTCACCAACTTCGCCGACAGCGTGGCGGGTATCGCCCACGTGGTGGCGGTGTCCGCGGACGGGCTGCTGCTCGCCTCGTCGCGGGACCTGCCCCAGGACCGGGCCGACCAGCTCGCCGCGATCACGTCGGGCGTGGTGAGCCTCACGGAGGGCGCGGCCCGGATGTTCAGCGCCGGTGGGGTGCTCCAGACAGTCATCGAGATGGACAGCGGGTATCTGTTCCTCATGTCGATCAGCGACGGCTCGTCGATGGCCGTGCTCGCCGCGCGCAGCTGCGACGTCGGCCAGGTCGGCTACGAGATGGCGCTGCTGGTCGAGCGGGTGGGCGCCGCGCTGGTGCCGCTGCCCCGCGACGCGGTCCGCGCGTAG